The genomic region TCCTCCATTGGTTGCATCACTTGGTATTGCAATCTTTCCTCCAGCTGGAATTTCATTAACAGATGAGATTTTCTTTGAGTAAATTCCAAGAGGTGCTATTATAGTTTCTCCTATAACTGATAAATCAAATCCTCTATCTGATATATCTTGATTTAAATATGCATAGTGTTGAAATGCATTTAAATCTATTTCTCCATCTGCTAAAGCTTGGTTTGGCTGGCTATAATCTGAGAAGGAAATAAGCTCTACAGTTACTCCTTCTTCTGCCAAACTTTCTATTATTGGTTTCCATTGGGGACTATCTTCACCAACTACTCCAATTTTAACAAGCCTTTCCTCCTTAGATACTTGTCCCGCGCATCCTGTTAATAAAAAAACTAATGCTCCTGATAATATTATATTTAATAAATTTTTTGCTTTCATCTTTATTATTCCCCTTTCCTATTTTGCTTATTGCTATTATTTTTTAATGAGTAGTTTTACTTATTACTTTATTTCCTACCCATTGAATTAAATTCACTAGAATAAGTAATATTACTACTGTCACAACTGTTACATCTGTTTGATATCTTTGATGTCCATATCTTATTGCTAAATCTCCAAGCCCTCCTCCCCCTACTGCTCCTGCCATAGCTGTTAATCCGACTAAACTAACAAGGGTTATTGTTGTAGCTCTAACAATGTTTGGTATACTTTCTTTTAAATAGACTCTAATTATTATTTCAAAATATGAGGATCCCATTGCCTCTGCTGCTTCTATTACCCCATTATCTAGTTCCGACAAGGCACTTTCAATTTGTCTTACAAAGAATGGTACTGTTCCTAATATTAGTGGAATCATTGATCCTTTTGTTCCAATTGCTGTTCCTACTATTGCCCTAGTTAATGGAATAGCTAATGTTAATAAAATAATAAATGGTATTGATCTTGTTATATTTATTATCTTCTCTAAAATATAGTAAATTAGCTCATTTTCTAATATATTCCCTTTCTTTGTCACTACTAATATAATTCCTAAAAAAAGTCCGACAATAAAAGATATAATACCTGCTACTATAATCATAAGTAAGGTTTCTCCAGTAGCTTTAATAATTTCATCTACTTTCGGTAATACATTAGGCAATAACTTTTGTGCTAACTCTGCCATCTTTAATCACCTCAACTTCCACATTATTTTCTTCAAGGTATTTAATAACATTTCGGACTTTCTCTTCTTCTCCTCTTATAATTACAATAAGTCCTCCAAGAGGGGCATCTTCAATTATTTCAACATTTCCAAAAATAATATTAGCATCCACATTAAATTCCCTAGATATTATTGAAATTATTGGTTCGGTTGTACTATTTTCAAGATATTTAAGTTTTAAAATTTTCTCATCCTCTCTAATTTCTACAACTGAAGATTTGTCTTCTATGAGGTAATTAATATTGCTTAATATAGATGTACTTTCTATAAAGTTTCTTGTAATTTCTTGCTTAGGCTCTGAAAATACTTTAAATATATTTCCTTCCTCCACTATCCTTCCCTTCTCCATAACAGCAACTCTTGTACATATTTCCTTAACTACCTGCATTTCATGTGTTATTACTACAATTGTTAAATTAAGCTTTTTATTTACTTCCTTTAAAAGCCTTAGTATTGATTTCGTTGTCTGTGGATCTAAGGCACTAGTTGCTTCATCACAAAGTAGAACCTTTGGATCATTAGCTAAGGCCCTTGCAATTCCCACTCTTTGTTTTTGACCGCCGCTTAATTGAGATGGATATGCACTTTCCTTATCCTCCAGTTCAACAAGTTTTAATAGAGATAAAACTTTCCCTCTTATTTCTTCCTTAGACAATCCACTCCCCCTTAATGGGTAAGCTATATTTTCAAATACCGTTCTTGATTTCATAAGATTAAAATGTTGAAATATCATGCCTATCTTTTTTCTTTCTTTCCTAAGTTCCTTATTTGATAAAGTTACAAGATTCTTACCATCTATAATAACTTGTCCTTTATTGGGTTTTTCAAGAAGGTTTATGCATCTAACAAGGGTCGATTTACCAGCTCCACTAAAGCCTATAATTCCATAAATATCTCCCTTATTAATCTTTAGTGTTACATCTTTTACTGCCTCTACTTTGCCAGCTTTTGTAGTATAACTTTTGCATAAATTTTTTAATTCTATCACCTTTCCCCCTCCTTTTTATTTAAAAATAAAAAAACTGCTTTCCTAAAAAATAAGAAAGCAGTGTAATAAACACATTAAACTTTCTATCTTTTAGACGTAGTTAACCTGTAGAATTTAGCACCAAAAATCATCCTAATTTCGCTTAATAATTTTGGTTGCTAGACTTCACAGGGCCAGTCCCTCCGTCTTTAGATAAAAAGTTATTTAGTTTTAGATTACTTGTTTTGTATTATATATTTACAGCTGATAAATTGTCAATATATTTTTTTATTAATAACTTGTTCATCTTAAATTAAAACATATTTAAAAATAATAAAGATTGGCTAGGATAGTAGGATTCGAACCTACGAATGCCACAGTCAGAATGTGGTGCCTTACCACTTGGCGATATCCCATCATTTGGAGCAAATAGTGGGAAGTGAACCCACCTTTCCAGCTTAGAAGGCTAGAGTATTAACCAATATACAATACCAGCCCTTTATTATAGAGAATTATAACTCTAACAATATTTCTTGTCAATTTATTTTTACTTATAAAATATAAACAAAAAACCTCTGATAATTATATATATAATAATCAGAGGTTTTTAAATCCATTTATATTTTTATTATGGTAATTCAAAATTCATTAAATTAATTACTCTTCTAATTCTGAGAATTCGTCTTTACCAACTCCACAAAGTGGACATAACCAATCTTCTGGAACATCTTCAAAGGAAGTTCCTGGTTCTACTCCATTATCTGGATCTCCTAGTTCTGGATCATAAATGTATCCACAAACATCACATATAAATTTTTTCATGCTCAATACCTCCTACAATGTTTTCTATTATTAAATATATTATCAAATATATTTAATTTAATTTAACAACATTTTCCTTAGATTTGCAATGCTATATTTTATAATATTGAACTTATATAATCTGCTGCCTTTTCTACATCCTTCTTAGATTCTTCATTAAGAGAGAATCTTACTCTTACTGGGAAATTAACTTCAATCATACCAGTAGACTTTATTATTGAGGAAGTGCTTAATACCTTTGCATTAGTTTCATTTAAGTAATCCTGAATTATTTCTATAGGTTCTCCACTCCATCCAAAGGAGCCAAATGCAGCAGCTACTTTACCTTCTAAATTCATATCCTTTAACTTCTTTAAAATATTTTCAATGGATCCTATTAAATCACCATATCTTGTTGAAGTACCAAATAGCAATGCATCTGAATTTCTAATGGCTTCTATAATATCACTTTCTTCGCTCTTATCAGCATTAAATATAGCTACTTCTATATCTTCAGCTTCAAGATCCTTCTTAAACTTCTCTGCAATAGCTTTTGTTGAATTTGTCATTGTTGTATATACTATAGCAGCTTTTTTTCCTTTCTTAGTTTGCCTACTTCTCTCATCATATATACTGATATATTTTTCTATATTTTGATCTAATACATATCCGTGAGATGGTGCTATCAGTTCAATTTCTAATTCTTTTAATGCAGAAATTAATGGTCTTACATATTTTTTATGTGGTGACATTATAAGATCATAATATACTGTAAATGCTTCTGTAATATCCATATCTGTCTTGCTGTCAAAGGTCTCATTGGCTGATAAATGTGTACTAAATACATCACAAGGGAATAATATTTTATCTTCAATGCAGTAAGTAATCATTGTTTCCTCTGTATGAAGATATGGTGTCATTCTAAATAGCAATGTTTTTCCACCAATATCAACAGTATCTCTATCTTTTACAACTAAAAAGTTTCTATCATGTAGTTTGTATAATTCCTTTATATGATATACAGCTTTTTCACTACAAATTATTGTTGCATTAGTAGCTTGTCTTGCTAATCCGCCTAAAGCTCCAGAATGATCAGGTTCTGTATGGTTTATAACGATATATTGTATTTTCTTTAAATCAATAATCTTTTTTAAATTTTCTATATATTGCTTTGTAAACATTATATCTACTGTATCTATTATTGTTGGTTTTTCTGTTTCTAATAAATAGCTGTTATATGTTGTTCCTTGTTCTAATATTAGTCTATGAAATGGTACTTTTCTATCGTCTATAACTCCTACTGAATAAATATTATCTTTTAATCTAATTTTTCTTTCCATAAAATCTCCTCCTAAATAAATAGCTTATCTCTTTATCAATTCTATAGCCTTATTATAGGAGATAACTTTAAAAGTTAATGTGATTATAATCAAATCTAAATATAAATGATAACTTTTTTCATTAAATAAAAAAAGAAGATTGTAACCAATCTTCTTTTTGAAAATACTATTTATTATCATCTTCTTTAGTTATTACTGCTTTACTAGAAATAAGTTTTTTGCAATTATTACAGAAATAATTAACAGCTCCACAGCCTTTTATTAATTCAACTTCTTTTTTACATTCTGGACAATAGTATTTCATAATCTCACCTTCATATATGAAAATAATTTATATTAACTTTATTATTTATTATATATATTCAAGTGAATTTATGCAAAATAAAAATACTATTTCAATTTATTGTTTATTATTAAATTTATACTCTTCCTTAAGATTCACCATCTTATAACGATCAGTTGCGCCCAATCGTTCTTATAGTTTTAACAATACTTCATTACAATTATCTATAAAAGATAATTGTAAGACTTATTATTTCAAAAACATACTTTAATAAGACTTTAAAAATCTCAAAGTTTAATAAAAAACTAACCCTATTAAAAGACCACTTAAATCATTAAATTAATGATTTAAATGGTTTTTAGTACTAGTCTTAGTTATTATACATTTTAACTGTTTTAATAATTTCATCTTTACAGCCATTAATTATTTCTTGTATCTTATCAAGCGTTTCTTTATCAATTTTGTAGTGTTTTCCTATATATGCTATATCTACAAAGCCAACTACTTTATCATCATCTATTACAGGAAGTAAGTAAATACTATGTATATTAAGGACTTGGAATTCCTTTTGTGGAGGGTTAAGTTTAAAAACATCCTCAACTGCAACATATCTTTTATTAGAAACTAAATCAAC from Clostridium isatidis harbors:
- a CDS encoding MetQ/NlpA family ABC transporter substrate-binding protein yields the protein MKAKNLLNIILSGALVFLLTGCAGQVSKEERLVKIGVVGEDSPQWKPIIESLAEEGVTVELISFSDYSQPNQALADGEIDLNAFQHYAYLNQDISDRGFDLSVIGETIIAPLGIYSKKISSVNEIPAGGKIAIPSDATNGGRALKLLEAAGLIKVDEAAGYTPNLDDITENPKKIEIIEVEAAQTPRLLEDVDASVINGGHAVDAGFIPKNDAIYLEEVKEGSDNPYINVIVARTEDKDNEIYKKIVEAYRTDEVANIIEEEYKGSYIPTWK
- a CDS encoding zinc-ribbon domain-containing protein; translation: MKYYCPECKKEVELIKGCGAVNYFCNNCKKLISSKAVITKEDDNK
- a CDS encoding methionine ABC transporter ATP-binding protein, which gives rise to MIELKNLCKSYTTKAGKVEAVKDVTLKINKGDIYGIIGFSGAGKSTLVRCINLLEKPNKGQVIIDGKNLVTLSNKELRKERKKIGMIFQHFNLMKSRTVFENIAYPLRGSGLSKEEIRGKVLSLLKLVELEDKESAYPSQLSGGQKQRVGIARALANDPKVLLCDEATSALDPQTTKSILRLLKEVNKKLNLTIVVITHEMQVVKEICTRVAVMEKGRIVEEGNIFKVFSEPKQEITRNFIESTSILSNINYLIEDKSSVVEIREDEKILKLKYLENSTTEPIISIISREFNVDANIIFGNVEIIEDAPLGGLIVIIRGEEEKVRNVIKYLEENNVEVEVIKDGRVSTKVIA
- the rd gene encoding rubredoxin, producing the protein MKKFICDVCGYIYDPELGDPDNGVEPGTSFEDVPEDWLCPLCGVGKDEFSELEE
- a CDS encoding FprA family A-type flavoprotein, which translates into the protein MERKIRLKDNIYSVGVIDDRKVPFHRLILEQGTTYNSYLLETEKPTIIDTVDIMFTKQYIENLKKIIDLKKIQYIVINHTEPDHSGALGGLARQATNATIICSEKAVYHIKELYKLHDRNFLVVKDRDTVDIGGKTLLFRMTPYLHTEETMITYCIEDKILFPCDVFSTHLSANETFDSKTDMDITEAFTVYYDLIMSPHKKYVRPLISALKELEIELIAPSHGYVLDQNIEKYISIYDERSRQTKKGKKAAIVYTTMTNSTKAIAEKFKKDLEAEDIEVAIFNADKSEESDIIEAIRNSDALLFGTSTRYGDLIGSIENILKKLKDMNLEGKVAAAFGSFGWSGEPIEIIQDYLNETNAKVLSTSSIIKSTGMIEVNFPVRVRFSLNEESKKDVEKAADYISSIL
- a CDS encoding methionine ABC transporter permease produces the protein MAELAQKLLPNVLPKVDEIIKATGETLLMIIVAGIISFIVGLFLGIILVVTKKGNILENELIYYILEKIINITRSIPFIILLTLAIPLTRAIVGTAIGTKGSMIPLILGTVPFFVRQIESALSELDNGVIEAAEAMGSSYFEIIIRVYLKESIPNIVRATTITLVSLVGLTAMAGAVGGGGLGDLAIRYGHQRYQTDVTVVTVVILLILVNLIQWVGNKVISKTTH